From the genome of Xyrauchen texanus isolate HMW12.3.18 chromosome 22, RBS_HiC_50CHRs, whole genome shotgun sequence, one region includes:
- the LOC127662594 gene encoding homeobox-containing protein 1-like isoform X2: MSHYTDEPRFTIEQIDLLQRLRKSGMTKQEILHALDTLERLDREHVEKFGHRHVHSGNGGGATTVGNGSNATISSNSCTTSSNNLSASSSKTSTATQTGFRGNGLSPSPSNSYDTSPPPTVPAPLPVVAAMMQNERDGLAAVPNGKLSPPRYAVSNASARAFGFEPPDEEVDIDDKVEELMRMDSAIIKEEIKAFLGNRRISQAVVAQVTGISQSRISHWLLQQGSDLSEQKKRAFYRWYQLEKTTPGATLAMRPTPMALEDIVEWRQTPPPISSTPGSFRLRRGSRFTWRKECLAVMESYFNDNQYPDEAKREEIANACNAVIQKPGKKLSDLERVTSLKVYNWFANRRKEIKRRANIAAILESHGIDVQSPGGHSNSDEIDGNDYSDQVPADQVMGMRAVARTFSFCRGDLSSPIQDDTTGPSEHQDPIALAVEMAAVNHSILALARQGGATSDIKTEVLDDE; encoded by the exons ATGTCCCATTATACAGATGAGCCTCGTTTTACCATCGAGCAAATCGACCTGCTGCAGCGGCTACGTAAAAGTGGGATGACAAAGCAAGAGATCTTGCATGCCCTAGATACCCTTGAACGGCTGGACCGCGAGCACGTCGAGAAGTTTGGACACCGACACGTCCACAGCGGAAATGGGGGCGGAGCCACCACCGTCGGAAATGGCAGCAATGCAACCATCTCTTCCAACTCCTGCACTACCTCCTCAAATAACCTGTCAGCCTCTTCTTCAAAGACCTCTACGGCCACACAGACGGGTTTCCGTGGCAACGGCCTCTCCCCATCCCCTAGCAACAGCTATGACACCTCCCCACCTCCGACAGTCCCCGCTCCTTTGCCTGTTGTAGCTGCAATGATGCAAAATGAGCGGGACGGCCTCGCTGCTGTACCCAATGGGAAGCTCTCTCCACCCCGTTACGCAGTTAGCAACGCCTCTGCGCGGGCATTCGGGTTCGAGCCCCCTGACGAGGAAGTGGACATCGATGACAAAGTCGAGGAGCTTATGAG AATGGACAGTGCTATAATTAAAGAAGAGATTAAAGCTTTCTTGGGGAACCGGCGAATATCACAAGCAGTAGTTGCCCAAGTTACAG GTATCAGTCAGAGCCGGATCTCTCATTGGCTGCTTCAGCAGGGCTCAGATCTCAGCGAGCAGAAGAAAAGAGCCTTCTACCGCTGGTACCAACTGGAGAAAACCACACCTG GTGCAACACTAGCGATGCGGCCTACACCGATGGCCTTGGAGGACATTGTAGAGTGGCGACAGACTCCCCCTCCCATTAGCAGCACCCCGGGTAGCTTTCGCCTGCGGCGTGGTAGCCGCTTCACCTGGAGAAAAGAATGTCTGGCGGTGATGGAGAG TTATTTCAATGACAACCAGTATCCTGATGAAGCCAAACGTGAGGAAATTGCCAATGCCTGCAATGCAGTTATACAAAAACCAG GGAAGAAGCTGTCAGATCTTGAGAGGGTCACGTCTCTGAAAGTTTACAACTGGTTTGCCAATAGACGGAAGGAAATTAAGAGAAGAGCCAACATAG CAGCAATCCTGGAGAGTCATGGGATTGATGTCCAAAGCCCGGGAGGCCATTCCAACAGCGATGAGATTGACGGCAATGACTACAGTGACCAAGTACCTGCTGACCAAGTGATGGGAATG agagcaGTGGCCAGAACGTTTAGTTTCTGCAGAGGTGACCTGTCATCCCCCATTCAG GACGACACCACAGGCCCAAGTGAACACCAGGACCCCATCGCTCTGGCTGTAGAGATGGCCGCTGTCAATCACAGCATTCTGGCACTAGCGCGGCAGGGTGGAGCCACCAGTGACATCAAAACAGAGGTGCTGGATGACGAATGA
- the LOC127662594 gene encoding homeobox-containing protein 1-like isoform X4, with translation MSHYTDEPRFTIEQIDLLQRLRKSGMTKQEILHALDTLERLDREHVEKFGHRHVHSGNGGGATTVGNGSNATISSNSCTTSSNNLSASSSKTSTATQTGFRGNGLSPSPSNSYDTSPPPTVPAPLPVVAAMMQNERDGLAAVPNGKLSPPRYAVSNASARAFGFEPPDEEVDIDDKVEELMRMDSAIIKEEIKAFLGNRRISQAVVAQVTGISQSRISHWLLQQGSDLSEQKKRAFYRWYQLEKTTPGATLAMRPTPMALEDIVEWRQTPPPISSTPGSFRLRRGSRFTWRKECLAVMESYFNDNQYPDEAKREEIANACNAVIQKPGKKLSDLERVTSLKVYNWFANRRKEIKRRANIEAAILESHGIDVQSPGGHSNSDEIDGNDYSDQVPADQVMGMDDTTGPSEHQDPIALAVEMAAVNHSILALARQGGATSDIKTEVLDDE, from the exons ATGTCCCATTATACAGATGAGCCTCGTTTTACCATCGAGCAAATCGACCTGCTGCAGCGGCTACGTAAAAGTGGGATGACAAAGCAAGAGATCTTGCATGCCCTAGATACCCTTGAACGGCTGGACCGCGAGCACGTCGAGAAGTTTGGACACCGACACGTCCACAGCGGAAATGGGGGCGGAGCCACCACCGTCGGAAATGGCAGCAATGCAACCATCTCTTCCAACTCCTGCACTACCTCCTCAAATAACCTGTCAGCCTCTTCTTCAAAGACCTCTACGGCCACACAGACGGGTTTCCGTGGCAACGGCCTCTCCCCATCCCCTAGCAACAGCTATGACACCTCCCCACCTCCGACAGTCCCCGCTCCTTTGCCTGTTGTAGCTGCAATGATGCAAAATGAGCGGGACGGCCTCGCTGCTGTACCCAATGGGAAGCTCTCTCCACCCCGTTACGCAGTTAGCAACGCCTCTGCGCGGGCATTCGGGTTCGAGCCCCCTGACGAGGAAGTGGACATCGATGACAAAGTCGAGGAGCTTATGAG AATGGACAGTGCTATAATTAAAGAAGAGATTAAAGCTTTCTTGGGGAACCGGCGAATATCACAAGCAGTAGTTGCCCAAGTTACAG GTATCAGTCAGAGCCGGATCTCTCATTGGCTGCTTCAGCAGGGCTCAGATCTCAGCGAGCAGAAGAAAAGAGCCTTCTACCGCTGGTACCAACTGGAGAAAACCACACCTG GTGCAACACTAGCGATGCGGCCTACACCGATGGCCTTGGAGGACATTGTAGAGTGGCGACAGACTCCCCCTCCCATTAGCAGCACCCCGGGTAGCTTTCGCCTGCGGCGTGGTAGCCGCTTCACCTGGAGAAAAGAATGTCTGGCGGTGATGGAGAG TTATTTCAATGACAACCAGTATCCTGATGAAGCCAAACGTGAGGAAATTGCCAATGCCTGCAATGCAGTTATACAAAAACCAG GGAAGAAGCTGTCAGATCTTGAGAGGGTCACGTCTCTGAAAGTTTACAACTGGTTTGCCAATAGACGGAAGGAAATTAAGAGAAGAGCCAACATAG AAGCAGCAATCCTGGAGAGTCATGGGATTGATGTCCAAAGCCCGGGAGGCCATTCCAACAGCGATGAGATTGACGGCAATGACTACAGTGACCAAGTACCTGCTGACCAAGTGATGGGAATG GACGACACCACAGGCCCAAGTGAACACCAGGACCCCATCGCTCTGGCTGTAGAGATGGCCGCTGTCAATCACAGCATTCTGGCACTAGCGCGGCAGGGTGGAGCCACCAGTGACATCAAAACAGAGGTGCTGGATGACGAATGA
- the LOC127662594 gene encoding homeobox-containing protein 1-like isoform X3, with the protein MSHYTDEPRFTIEQIDLLQRLRKSGMTKQEILHALDTLERLDREHVEKFGHRHVHSGNGGGATTVGNGSNATISSNSCTTSSNNLSASSSKTSTATQTGFRGNGLSPSPSNSYDTSPPPTVPAPLPVVAAMMQNERDGLAAVPNGKLSPPRYAVSNASARAFGFEPPDEEVDIDDKVEELMRMDSAIIKEEIKAFLGNRRISQAVVAQVTGISQSRISHWLLQQGSDLSEQKKRAFYRWYQLEKTTPGATLAMRPTPMALEDIVEWRQTPPPISSTPGSFRLRRGSRFTWRKECLAVMESYFNDNQYPDEAKREEIANACNAVIQKPGKKLSDLERVTSLKVYNWFANRRKEIKRRANIAILESHGIDVQSPGGHSNSDEIDGNDYSDQVPADQVMGMRAVARTFSFCRGDLSSPIQDDTTGPSEHQDPIALAVEMAAVNHSILALARQGGATSDIKTEVLDDE; encoded by the exons ATGTCCCATTATACAGATGAGCCTCGTTTTACCATCGAGCAAATCGACCTGCTGCAGCGGCTACGTAAAAGTGGGATGACAAAGCAAGAGATCTTGCATGCCCTAGATACCCTTGAACGGCTGGACCGCGAGCACGTCGAGAAGTTTGGACACCGACACGTCCACAGCGGAAATGGGGGCGGAGCCACCACCGTCGGAAATGGCAGCAATGCAACCATCTCTTCCAACTCCTGCACTACCTCCTCAAATAACCTGTCAGCCTCTTCTTCAAAGACCTCTACGGCCACACAGACGGGTTTCCGTGGCAACGGCCTCTCCCCATCCCCTAGCAACAGCTATGACACCTCCCCACCTCCGACAGTCCCCGCTCCTTTGCCTGTTGTAGCTGCAATGATGCAAAATGAGCGGGACGGCCTCGCTGCTGTACCCAATGGGAAGCTCTCTCCACCCCGTTACGCAGTTAGCAACGCCTCTGCGCGGGCATTCGGGTTCGAGCCCCCTGACGAGGAAGTGGACATCGATGACAAAGTCGAGGAGCTTATGAG AATGGACAGTGCTATAATTAAAGAAGAGATTAAAGCTTTCTTGGGGAACCGGCGAATATCACAAGCAGTAGTTGCCCAAGTTACAG GTATCAGTCAGAGCCGGATCTCTCATTGGCTGCTTCAGCAGGGCTCAGATCTCAGCGAGCAGAAGAAAAGAGCCTTCTACCGCTGGTACCAACTGGAGAAAACCACACCTG GTGCAACACTAGCGATGCGGCCTACACCGATGGCCTTGGAGGACATTGTAGAGTGGCGACAGACTCCCCCTCCCATTAGCAGCACCCCGGGTAGCTTTCGCCTGCGGCGTGGTAGCCGCTTCACCTGGAGAAAAGAATGTCTGGCGGTGATGGAGAG TTATTTCAATGACAACCAGTATCCTGATGAAGCCAAACGTGAGGAAATTGCCAATGCCTGCAATGCAGTTATACAAAAACCAG GGAAGAAGCTGTCAGATCTTGAGAGGGTCACGTCTCTGAAAGTTTACAACTGGTTTGCCAATAGACGGAAGGAAATTAAGAGAAGAGCCAACATAG CAATCCTGGAGAGTCATGGGATTGATGTCCAAAGCCCGGGAGGCCATTCCAACAGCGATGAGATTGACGGCAATGACTACAGTGACCAAGTACCTGCTGACCAAGTGATGGGAATG agagcaGTGGCCAGAACGTTTAGTTTCTGCAGAGGTGACCTGTCATCCCCCATTCAG GACGACACCACAGGCCCAAGTGAACACCAGGACCCCATCGCTCTGGCTGTAGAGATGGCCGCTGTCAATCACAGCATTCTGGCACTAGCGCGGCAGGGTGGAGCCACCAGTGACATCAAAACAGAGGTGCTGGATGACGAATGA
- the LOC127662594 gene encoding homeobox-containing protein 1-like isoform X5, with protein sequence MSHYTDEPRFTIEQIDLLQRLRKSGMTKQEILHALDTLERLDREHVEKFGHRHVHSGNGGGATTVGNGSNATISSNSCTTSSNNLSASSSKTSTATQTGFRGNGLSPSPSNSYDTSPPPTVPAPLPVVAAMMQNERDGLAAVPNGKLSPPRYAVSNASARAFGFEPPDEEVDIDDKVEELMRMDSAIIKEEIKAFLGNRRISQAVVAQVTGISQSRISHWLLQQGSDLSEQKKRAFYRWYQLEKTTPGATLAMRPTPMALEDIVEWRQTPPPISSTPGSFRLRRGSRFTWRKECLAVMESYFNDNQYPDEAKREEIANACNAVIQKPGKKLSDLERVTSLKVYNWFANRRKEIKRRANIAILESHGIDVQSPGGHSNSDEIDGNDYSDQVPADQVMGMDDTTGPSEHQDPIALAVEMAAVNHSILALARQGGATSDIKTEVLDDE encoded by the exons ATGTCCCATTATACAGATGAGCCTCGTTTTACCATCGAGCAAATCGACCTGCTGCAGCGGCTACGTAAAAGTGGGATGACAAAGCAAGAGATCTTGCATGCCCTAGATACCCTTGAACGGCTGGACCGCGAGCACGTCGAGAAGTTTGGACACCGACACGTCCACAGCGGAAATGGGGGCGGAGCCACCACCGTCGGAAATGGCAGCAATGCAACCATCTCTTCCAACTCCTGCACTACCTCCTCAAATAACCTGTCAGCCTCTTCTTCAAAGACCTCTACGGCCACACAGACGGGTTTCCGTGGCAACGGCCTCTCCCCATCCCCTAGCAACAGCTATGACACCTCCCCACCTCCGACAGTCCCCGCTCCTTTGCCTGTTGTAGCTGCAATGATGCAAAATGAGCGGGACGGCCTCGCTGCTGTACCCAATGGGAAGCTCTCTCCACCCCGTTACGCAGTTAGCAACGCCTCTGCGCGGGCATTCGGGTTCGAGCCCCCTGACGAGGAAGTGGACATCGATGACAAAGTCGAGGAGCTTATGAG AATGGACAGTGCTATAATTAAAGAAGAGATTAAAGCTTTCTTGGGGAACCGGCGAATATCACAAGCAGTAGTTGCCCAAGTTACAG GTATCAGTCAGAGCCGGATCTCTCATTGGCTGCTTCAGCAGGGCTCAGATCTCAGCGAGCAGAAGAAAAGAGCCTTCTACCGCTGGTACCAACTGGAGAAAACCACACCTG GTGCAACACTAGCGATGCGGCCTACACCGATGGCCTTGGAGGACATTGTAGAGTGGCGACAGACTCCCCCTCCCATTAGCAGCACCCCGGGTAGCTTTCGCCTGCGGCGTGGTAGCCGCTTCACCTGGAGAAAAGAATGTCTGGCGGTGATGGAGAG TTATTTCAATGACAACCAGTATCCTGATGAAGCCAAACGTGAGGAAATTGCCAATGCCTGCAATGCAGTTATACAAAAACCAG GGAAGAAGCTGTCAGATCTTGAGAGGGTCACGTCTCTGAAAGTTTACAACTGGTTTGCCAATAGACGGAAGGAAATTAAGAGAAGAGCCAACATAG CAATCCTGGAGAGTCATGGGATTGATGTCCAAAGCCCGGGAGGCCATTCCAACAGCGATGAGATTGACGGCAATGACTACAGTGACCAAGTACCTGCTGACCAAGTGATGGGAATG GACGACACCACAGGCCCAAGTGAACACCAGGACCCCATCGCTCTGGCTGTAGAGATGGCCGCTGTCAATCACAGCATTCTGGCACTAGCGCGGCAGGGTGGAGCCACCAGTGACATCAAAACAGAGGTGCTGGATGACGAATGA
- the LOC127662594 gene encoding homeobox-containing protein 1-like isoform X6, with protein MSHYTDEPRFTIEQIDLLQRLRKSGMTKQEILHALDTLERLDREHVEKFGHRHVHSGNGGGATTVGNGSNATISSNSCTTSSNNLSASSSKTSTATQTGFRGNGLSPSPSNSYDTSPPPTVPAPLPVVAAMMQNERDGLAAVPNGKLSPPRYAVSNASARAFGFEPPDEEVDIDDKVEELMRMDSAIIKEEIKAFLGNRRISQAVVAQVTGISQSRISHWLLQQGSDLSEQKKRAFYRWYQLEKTTPGATLAMRPTPMALEDIVEWRQTPPPISSTPGSFRLRRGSRFTWRKECLAVMESYFNDNQYPDEAKREEIANACNAVIQKPGKKLSDLERVTSLKVYNWFANRRKEIKRRANIEAAILESHGIDVQSPGGHSNSDEIDGNDYSDQVPADQVMGMRAVARTFSFCRGDLSSPIQ; from the exons ATGTCCCATTATACAGATGAGCCTCGTTTTACCATCGAGCAAATCGACCTGCTGCAGCGGCTACGTAAAAGTGGGATGACAAAGCAAGAGATCTTGCATGCCCTAGATACCCTTGAACGGCTGGACCGCGAGCACGTCGAGAAGTTTGGACACCGACACGTCCACAGCGGAAATGGGGGCGGAGCCACCACCGTCGGAAATGGCAGCAATGCAACCATCTCTTCCAACTCCTGCACTACCTCCTCAAATAACCTGTCAGCCTCTTCTTCAAAGACCTCTACGGCCACACAGACGGGTTTCCGTGGCAACGGCCTCTCCCCATCCCCTAGCAACAGCTATGACACCTCCCCACCTCCGACAGTCCCCGCTCCTTTGCCTGTTGTAGCTGCAATGATGCAAAATGAGCGGGACGGCCTCGCTGCTGTACCCAATGGGAAGCTCTCTCCACCCCGTTACGCAGTTAGCAACGCCTCTGCGCGGGCATTCGGGTTCGAGCCCCCTGACGAGGAAGTGGACATCGATGACAAAGTCGAGGAGCTTATGAG AATGGACAGTGCTATAATTAAAGAAGAGATTAAAGCTTTCTTGGGGAACCGGCGAATATCACAAGCAGTAGTTGCCCAAGTTACAG GTATCAGTCAGAGCCGGATCTCTCATTGGCTGCTTCAGCAGGGCTCAGATCTCAGCGAGCAGAAGAAAAGAGCCTTCTACCGCTGGTACCAACTGGAGAAAACCACACCTG GTGCAACACTAGCGATGCGGCCTACACCGATGGCCTTGGAGGACATTGTAGAGTGGCGACAGACTCCCCCTCCCATTAGCAGCACCCCGGGTAGCTTTCGCCTGCGGCGTGGTAGCCGCTTCACCTGGAGAAAAGAATGTCTGGCGGTGATGGAGAG TTATTTCAATGACAACCAGTATCCTGATGAAGCCAAACGTGAGGAAATTGCCAATGCCTGCAATGCAGTTATACAAAAACCAG GGAAGAAGCTGTCAGATCTTGAGAGGGTCACGTCTCTGAAAGTTTACAACTGGTTTGCCAATAGACGGAAGGAAATTAAGAGAAGAGCCAACATAG AAGCAGCAATCCTGGAGAGTCATGGGATTGATGTCCAAAGCCCGGGAGGCCATTCCAACAGCGATGAGATTGACGGCAATGACTACAGTGACCAAGTACCTGCTGACCAAGTGATGGGAATG agagcaGTGGCCAGAACGTTTAGTTTCTGCAGAGGTGACCTGTCATCCCCCATTCAG TGA
- the LOC127662594 gene encoding homeobox-containing protein 1-like isoform X1, giving the protein MSHYTDEPRFTIEQIDLLQRLRKSGMTKQEILHALDTLERLDREHVEKFGHRHVHSGNGGGATTVGNGSNATISSNSCTTSSNNLSASSSKTSTATQTGFRGNGLSPSPSNSYDTSPPPTVPAPLPVVAAMMQNERDGLAAVPNGKLSPPRYAVSNASARAFGFEPPDEEVDIDDKVEELMRMDSAIIKEEIKAFLGNRRISQAVVAQVTGISQSRISHWLLQQGSDLSEQKKRAFYRWYQLEKTTPGATLAMRPTPMALEDIVEWRQTPPPISSTPGSFRLRRGSRFTWRKECLAVMESYFNDNQYPDEAKREEIANACNAVIQKPGKKLSDLERVTSLKVYNWFANRRKEIKRRANIEAAILESHGIDVQSPGGHSNSDEIDGNDYSDQVPADQVMGMRAVARTFSFCRGDLSSPIQDDTTGPSEHQDPIALAVEMAAVNHSILALARQGGATSDIKTEVLDDE; this is encoded by the exons ATGTCCCATTATACAGATGAGCCTCGTTTTACCATCGAGCAAATCGACCTGCTGCAGCGGCTACGTAAAAGTGGGATGACAAAGCAAGAGATCTTGCATGCCCTAGATACCCTTGAACGGCTGGACCGCGAGCACGTCGAGAAGTTTGGACACCGACACGTCCACAGCGGAAATGGGGGCGGAGCCACCACCGTCGGAAATGGCAGCAATGCAACCATCTCTTCCAACTCCTGCACTACCTCCTCAAATAACCTGTCAGCCTCTTCTTCAAAGACCTCTACGGCCACACAGACGGGTTTCCGTGGCAACGGCCTCTCCCCATCCCCTAGCAACAGCTATGACACCTCCCCACCTCCGACAGTCCCCGCTCCTTTGCCTGTTGTAGCTGCAATGATGCAAAATGAGCGGGACGGCCTCGCTGCTGTACCCAATGGGAAGCTCTCTCCACCCCGTTACGCAGTTAGCAACGCCTCTGCGCGGGCATTCGGGTTCGAGCCCCCTGACGAGGAAGTGGACATCGATGACAAAGTCGAGGAGCTTATGAG AATGGACAGTGCTATAATTAAAGAAGAGATTAAAGCTTTCTTGGGGAACCGGCGAATATCACAAGCAGTAGTTGCCCAAGTTACAG GTATCAGTCAGAGCCGGATCTCTCATTGGCTGCTTCAGCAGGGCTCAGATCTCAGCGAGCAGAAGAAAAGAGCCTTCTACCGCTGGTACCAACTGGAGAAAACCACACCTG GTGCAACACTAGCGATGCGGCCTACACCGATGGCCTTGGAGGACATTGTAGAGTGGCGACAGACTCCCCCTCCCATTAGCAGCACCCCGGGTAGCTTTCGCCTGCGGCGTGGTAGCCGCTTCACCTGGAGAAAAGAATGTCTGGCGGTGATGGAGAG TTATTTCAATGACAACCAGTATCCTGATGAAGCCAAACGTGAGGAAATTGCCAATGCCTGCAATGCAGTTATACAAAAACCAG GGAAGAAGCTGTCAGATCTTGAGAGGGTCACGTCTCTGAAAGTTTACAACTGGTTTGCCAATAGACGGAAGGAAATTAAGAGAAGAGCCAACATAG AAGCAGCAATCCTGGAGAGTCATGGGATTGATGTCCAAAGCCCGGGAGGCCATTCCAACAGCGATGAGATTGACGGCAATGACTACAGTGACCAAGTACCTGCTGACCAAGTGATGGGAATG agagcaGTGGCCAGAACGTTTAGTTTCTGCAGAGGTGACCTGTCATCCCCCATTCAG GACGACACCACAGGCCCAAGTGAACACCAGGACCCCATCGCTCTGGCTGTAGAGATGGCCGCTGTCAATCACAGCATTCTGGCACTAGCGCGGCAGGGTGGAGCCACCAGTGACATCAAAACAGAGGTGCTGGATGACGAATGA